The region ttgtgtgtatgtgtgtggcgCTCAATCACAGGAAAGGgagagatttgttttaaatgcagcAATGTACCCATGACTCATGGCTTTATAAAGTGCAGTACAGAGGAAGTGTGTGTGGAGGGCTGGAtacgtgtgtgggtgtgtgtgtgtgtgtgcggtgtGCAGTCATGTTCAAGTCCAGCAGGTGTTTATTACATGCAGCGAATCAAGACGGCTCTTTGCTAGTATAAAGAGACACGTGTTACATATGGCGTACTTGTGCCAAAATCATAGCAACGCACAATGGGTTTCTCCTGTTGGTCTCAGCAGTAGGCCTTGGTCAGTGTAAGATGTGCATGGCGTGATAACCTATAGGTTAAACGAATGCTACACTTTCACAGTatctagacaaaaaaaaaactgcaaaacaaacgTCAATTAGAGGTGAAGCGATCAGACATTTCTTGGCCGATACCGATTTCCCCCTGCCTGCTGATTGTGATTATTCAAAATTTTTCTCTAGGGActgtaaaatcaaaaaatatctatgttttagtttctttgaCAGAGTTAGTAGTTTTGAATCCAACTAATAGTTAATAAATTCAAAGATTAAATCCACTTGTGCATCAGAGCACTTGACCCTAACCCCTATCTGTACGTTACTACACTAAAACAAAGTCACTCAAGGTGCATGTTGTTGATTGACTGAAGACGGAGGGCGATGCATgtaatgaaaagacaaaaaatatgtttggttgttttttaaatatttaatatgccGATTACCAATCAGAGCCAATCAAGGGAAGGTCAGCAGATTCCAAACTCTTGAATCGTCCATCACTacctgtgaaaaaaatgaagccCCTCTATCTTCTCTCAGTGATAACTAGAGAAAACCAGTCAGAGCCCAGAGGCAGGTCTTAcagctgtcaatcacaatcttgtGTGGTGCTGCTCATCCCCTTTCACCCTCACCCCCTTCGCACTCTGCTACCGCCAGCAGatcctgttgtgaatgctaaatCTAGCTAGCATAGCTACCGGTAATGCTGGATGAACGGTTTACCTGTTACGGCGAGtagtttctctgccattagcacttTTAGGAGCGAGTACATGAGATTGAGTGACGGCGCTAaaaccttcctcctggctctgattggttgtttttggtcaggaggTGCATGTTTTCTGATGACAGCAGTAGCTCAGGACGGAGATGGAGGAAACTGATCTTTTCACAGTTTATCTGTCTCCTAACATACTGTCAAGACATGGTGAcagtgaaaaacatatttaaaaaaaaatatatatatgcagttttaacaaacatgtgGCTTGCAGCTTCTCAGCTGTGATGTGTCTTGTTTTTAACACCAGGAAATACTTCTAATGCAGATGACTTCTCTCACGCAGATAATTTgcagtgtgcagcagcaggttcGGGAGGGGCAGCGTTACTCTACTCTGTGTTTTGTACAGCAGGAGAAAACTCTGTTCACGCCTGTATCTTCTCTAACCTCTCATAAACCGTGGGATAAAGCGAGACCTTCGGGTTTGAATTCCTAACTCAAACAAAATCCATATACCTTAACACCGGCAACCAATCCCTGCCCTCTCAGCACACTCCAACGCTGTGAAATGTTACACCCTGTTCTCTTTTGTCTCCCTTCCTCCccttctgtctttgttttgcagagaaGAGACAACCCTAGGCCAGGTGTCTGTCTGCATTTGTCGGAGAGAGAGGCACGAGGGAGTCGCGGAAACACTTCACGGCCCGACATCATGCAAGCAGAAACCTACCCTCACCGCAGAGAGCTGAAATGCTAGACCTGAAGAGCGAGAGCGTCACATCCAATCAGCAGACTGTTTACATCGGAGGCGGCCACAAGAGCCGCTTGACACTAGACTCCATAACAGCAAGCGTGTGGTTTAAGGCCCCCTTCAGTCACAATCAAGAAAAGACGCATTAACTGATCCTTCATCAGCACTTTGTACTTCTGTTGGGTTCAGCAGCCCAGTGGCGAGCTGAGATGGAGTGGTCGCTGGAGAGCGTGAGGGAGATGGTGGCTGGCGGGATGCAGTCTGTGAGGGAATGCGAGATCTGTGCGTTCGCCATAGCCATGTGCGTGCTTCTGCTGTTCATGTGGTACTGCTACAGAGTGGGCCGCGAGCACGGCACCAGCCCCTTGCGAGGGAGGTACCTGAGCGGGACCAGCCGGATCGGAGGGGTCGTCGGGGGTTTCATGAGCTCAGACTGTCGGGGCAGGGGCAAAGGGAAGCACGGGTCACTCCTGGAAGAGCAGAACGGCTTCGCCTTCTGCCAGTCGTCCGAGTGCTTCCGATGCACCAGCGCCGGCGAGAGCCTGAACCAGAGGCTCTACCACAGCCTCCAAGAATACGCCAAGCGCTACACCTGGTCCGGTATGGGCCGCGTGCACAAAGGAGTCCGCGACCAAGGCCGGTACCTCAACAGCCGGCCAACTATCCAGCGGCCTGAGGTCTTCTTCCTTCCTGACCTGCATTCGGCACCGTTCTTCTCCAGAGAAGTGCAGAGACACGACGTGGAGCTGCTAGAGCAGAGCTTCCCCGCCCTTCTGGCCGAGTTTGAGAGCATCTATCACCAACCCCCGGCCCGCAGCGGCTCTTCCCTCCCACCGGGCTGGAAGGCTAACAGCACTCCTCGCGGTCAATGGTGGACTTACTACCTGGTGAACCAAGGCACCCCTTTGGTCCTCAACGTCAGGAGATGTCCGCGCGCGTGGCGGGTGCTGGGTCAGCTGCGCACCTTCATCGCCAACAATGTCTTCGGAAATGCCTGCTTCTCCGTGCTGACGCCCGGAGCTCTCATTACGGAACATTACGGTCCTACAAATGTCAGGCTGCGCTGCCACCTGGGTAAGAGGGTTAAGTGAACTGAAACAGAAGAGGCTCGCTGTGTGTTAACCTCAGTGCAGCATTTATAAGCAtgtataaaaagaataaagggTCAACATTGTAGATTTAACTTCAGTCCTTAGCGTCTGTATCCTTAAAGTGTGCTGTTCTTCTTCAGACTCAATTCTCTTGAGTAATGGAGGCGGATGGGTGAAATGTGCCAAACGTCATTATTGTTCTCTCTGCACCTGAACTCTGGTTTTATTTCCATCTGTACTCTCTGATATGACTATAGGTGCACATGTTTATTCTCGTGAAGGAATATCCTTTAAAACAGCACCCTGTAAGGATACAGAGACTATGGATGGACGTTGGATGGCAACGAAaagtatttttctaattttacaCTTGACGCATGGATAAAGctgttattttcttctctgcCAGGTCTCAGAGTGCCTCCATCCTGTGAGCTCGTTGTTGGTGGAGAGCCACAGTGCTGGTCTGAGGGCAGCTGCCTGCTTTTTGACGACTCCTTCCTCCACAGGGCTTTCCATGACGGTAAGAGGGGATTAAAACCGACACAGTCTGATGTAAGAAACAGAGAACATCTTCCAAACAAAGTCagtcattgatttttttttttctttctttctttctttgaaatgtgGTTGTTTGCGTAGGCAACCCAGAGGATGGCCCCAGGGTGGTGTTCATGGTGGACCTGTGGCATCCCAACGTGGCTGCTGCCGAGAGACAAGCTTTGGATTACATTTTTACCCCGGGCCGCTTAGAGGACAGGGAGGGGAAATAGTTGCGAGTGAGAAACCATTATTTTTGAGTGAGAGACCGTTGGAGTTTAGCGTCTGTATGATTGGGGAGCGGTTCTTTCTCTGCCTAGAGACCAGCTTTTCATGTTCACTGTGTACATATTCTCCGGCTCTCACAGTATTACTCATGACTCTACTCTGCAGATAGCCAGACATTGGGCCTCTCTTATCAACTGCCTTTTCACCTGTGGAGCCATCAAGCATCGTAGTAAATCCGTATGGTCTTATTTTATTGCCTACACGTAGAACACTTCACCCAAACCTTgtcagttttaaacattttatcattttggtAACATACTTAAGAGGTCTTGTTGTACCTAAAGTTTTCCTACACGTCGATGAGTCATTAGTGTTTATTTCAAAGCTTCATATTTCCTTTAAGTTATGCGTTATCCTGTTTACACAGATTGGTTACTTTTCGATCAGTATGAACGGATCGAAAAGTGGGTGTAATtgtaaatgaaatttgaattcAAGGGAAATTTGTCTTTGAAACGATGAAGCGCTTCAACAGAGGTGTCTGCTTCGCTGTTTAAAAGTCAAAGAGCAGAGTGAGCCCGATAACGAGAAAGTACACACATCtcaaaggaaacattttgaaatgataaaatgaTGTCAAACAGCCCATTGCAATGGTAACTCCTAGACACGGCTTTTGGCATCCGAGATTTCCGTTTGTGTAAGGGTTAGCCAGGGAGCTTCAAGAGAAAAACCGAACAGAACTGTTGCAGAATTACGTCATgcagatgttgttgtttttgttttaggcATTATCACAAAGTGAACAGGATATACCAgcgcttctcaattccagtcctcaggcccgtctgctctgcatgttttagttgtgcctctattccagaaccGCTGATTCAAATggccatcaagtgctgcagaagcctgttaatcaacCACccattcaatccaggtgtgtggcagaagggaaacacctaaaacatgcagggcaggggggcgtGAGGACCttaattgagaaacactggatATACCAAGACAGAATAGATCACTGAACTCCGGCTGGGGGTattttctgagcttgaaaatagaacaaaaggGGGCAacttaaaactgttttcataaACGATGCTTAACATGCACTTAGAGAACTCTAAAGGAAGCACACACTGAAATTCCCACCATTATTCAACAATCATGCAaatgattaatatttatttatttacaacataCTGTTTGGGTTATAATTTAACTGTATTTACTGTACATAAACCTTCATGGTTAAGATGCCATTTTTCCTAAGTACCAACATGTGTAGTCCTTACATCTGACGTAACCTGTTATTTATACTCTACACGTAAGATTACAAACTACTGAATGTTAATCTGCATATATTTCAGTGTTGTAACTAATCGATCCCTGCGTTGCATTTTTCTAACTTTGGGCTGATtttacacaagaaaaaaaaaaaagcaattctgTGTACGGACATGGagattgtttgttttgatcacCAGCTATAGCAGTTGAACGGTTTGGTGTAGATAAGGAGCCGAGTGCAGGCAAGGTTTTAAATGAACCGAATCCATTCATGACATTTCTTAGAACATAGTGGGTCCGTAGGCCAACCAATTTGGTCAACTATTAATGAAGCCTCTTTTGACAACATGGAAATCCTGCCTACATTCCCAcaagggctaaaaaaaaaatatcctttggtattttcttttatgtgtcTCTACAATTCCAGTTGAATTTGCATTCAGATTTTCAGGATTGGAGCACTTTAGAGCGTTTACATTTCTCTGAACGACTGCATTTCTGACACATTGTCAGTGATTGTATTACCCGTCACAACTGGCAAAAAGTCACAATGGcgcatagtttttttttgttaacctacacttttttaaaacaaaagcacatcGAGCCACATTTAAGCAGCACAGAACTGTTACATAAGCAGGAAGGGATGACTTTGAATTTTTAATGAAGGGCTGGgtacattaaagcagggaatctttggcttttttttttttttttttttttttttttacacgcaCATCTAGACAAAAGAGGCactgcaaacttttttttttttctttttacgtcAGGAGTAGGATTTGATAACTGAGGTCCAATGTCGGCGAAGATTTGAATGTTTACAGTTGCGGATGCTGTCTCCGACCCCCACGCCTGCCGGTGTGGTGGATTGTTGTGCTCCCCTTTGAAAATCAGTCCTGTTTTCACTGGACACGGTTGGATAAGCACATTTCAAGCTGCAAATCGGCCTGTGCAGCGAAAACGGACAGGTGATGgatgttatttatgtttttgtttttttttttgtttttttggtaacATTTACTAAGCTCTTCTAATTTGGTCGCATTTGATACACCCGGtttgtatttctgtaaataCGTTCGAAGTGGAAAGAAACCCAAAACCCGGAATGCCCCGACATGTGCTGAAATGACTCTCCCCGATGCTTTAACTATTGTGTTGtcttgattttattaaataaagtgaTTGCTAAAGTCATCCTCCGACTGAAAAAGCCTaccatgaaaaacaaaacaacaaaaaaaaaccaacaacgtTTTCGATAGATTTGATCGGTACGTTCTGTGAAATGTTTATGAAGTACTCTCTTTGTTGTTCTGTGATGTTTTCTTTAGATCACTGTAATTTTGCAGCTCGGTATAAAAGAAGTCACCAACCCGTACTCCATGAATACATGTGCGCAGGCGGTGAAAATGAATCCCCTCGGCTTTACTCGTCCGCTGCAACTCAAGCGACCCGTGTTCAGTTCTGATGTTTACAAAGCCGCGGCCATTTACACGCCGTCTAACGACACCAGGCAACACTGACTGCTATGTGGAGCTGTGCGTAATTGGGTTTGAAAATCAACAGTGCTGCGAAAACCGGTGAAGGGGAGACACTTCCAAATCGCTGGCTTTGTGCACGCTGTCTGATGTGGCgcccattttgtttacatttggatTAAGGATTTTGTCCTTTAACACTTTCTTGTGTGGATTTTGAACAGTATTTCTGTACATTTAATAAATGGTGGAGTATCTTATATAAACCAGCTTGTGTCAGGGGGTCTTCACTTTTGCACAGACGTCGCAGGTCTGAATCTAATCTTTTTAAGTTTACAGTTTCGGTTGCGCCTTTCAGTTCACTGAATAGAGCTGTTTGGGGAGTTAGGCCATCTGTGCAATGCCTTCTTTAGCTCTGACAAAAGCCGTGTTGTAAATGTGTAATCAATACTTGAGAAGGTTTTCTGGGGAGGATTGTGTGCCCCTGAAAAGCTTCCATCAACAGAGTACAAAGGGGAAATTGTATACATTTATAACGCTTGGCCTGTATTGtttatgcagttttaaaaatttatattaatgCTGCCATTTTGGATAGACAGACAGATGATTAGATTCTGTTGAAATCTCcgatttttatgttaaaaaaagatactgataaatgttaaaatgaggATAGAGGTGAACCAACACCTTGTTGGAAATTCCTTCAGTTCTTTCATTGATACTCTCCTAGCAACCCACCTGACCAGTTTTCATTCAATGACCGGATCAGTTTCCTAAGTGCGTGTTTGACACTGACAAGGTTCTGCACTTTACCAGGAGAATCCCAAAACACAAGCTGAGAAAGGCGGCGTGTCGTGTTTTCTGGCTACATAGCGCCATTTTAAAGCACAGTCAAGaaattatgttaccttcagttattataacAATGCGGTGTaagtcaaagtcaaatttcaaaatttgactttgtaatttaacacattaaaattggatctctgtctctttaagaaagcCCTGTTCTTTTCAACACtctgcctccaggaagtcatcacaacatcactcctctattaaccctctgacaacattttttaccagtgttgctctgagaagtagctcctgtaatgagctcagcggatgtgcagttccaccaggcgtttgctaattgctgctagctagtctgaaggggcTGACAGAGGAAGGGCTGCTCTGAGAGGTGGAAGCTCTGGAGATCGGAAGCTGgcgtttttcacagctggatggttgctatgggagatgaaaggatttctcaaacatacatgaaagaatCTGGGTATGTTTTtcatgagggaataacattttaacatgacgTAAAGCTAAAAAGTCAtcaagtataaaaacaaaaaaaaaagaaaaactaatatgGCGTGCATTTTAGTATTTGCTCCATTTCTTATTCcttctaaaagaaaatgcagtgaaATAAATAACCTTCAGAAGTGGCTTAAGCAGTAAACAGTCCATATCTGTATGTTTTATTCTGCATAAATGCATCGGTTCTGTGAAGTTCTCTtatgaaaggaagaaaaactgaacattttatacaaaataatatggaggaactagaaaatttcggaagaaatttagccgaggcctgccaaggcgtgcccgtcggtttgggcccggcgttgtcacgctacaaattggcatcgatgctaaagaacgctgcaacgtaatcaatagcatgctgagaatcacaagaacgttaagtaaggtggacgtgcaccattcagtaagatttaaaatgttgtcaaggcttttattttggaagttttgttaaacttcatttcaaagggccaaactaatcccatgaataacagtcattggataaaatcagttatataatgctcaaaacacaagtagttgatgtaaaaatattaaaggcttttattttggaatttttgttaaacttcatttcaaagggccaaactaatcccatgtgtaatagtcattgggttaaatcagttatatacagcccaacagagcaaatatctgatttaaaaatattcaaggcttttattttgaaattattattatgcttaattttaaagttcaaaactaatcccatgtgtaacagttactaagttaaatcagttatatacagcccatagcagcaagtagttctaaaggccagttcagtcctgatctgtttcaactgaggatagatagaactacagcgatgcgtatttgtagtcctaaccagcagccaatagcctcttgagatccgttgctatggtaaataagtttctcaccaaggtgtgaactgttagtgaaagagcctgagacagcctagaaaatcctgtcgcatgactttgctctgaagcaccgtgacagaaaaccgtacggtctagataaatttcgaaaacattttaccggagcagacatgtgtatcaatgtgaggaccgattttgataccaatcgtgcgatatttgtgggcgtgatggcgatttcaaaattattttgggctcaaaaaatctcttcatttctcactctagccgaGATCTAAAGGCCCTGGCTCTCACtctaattttcagaaaaatgagaaactttgggtcgcttagagacaaattgtggacaaaccgtaactggtatcgacgagccgtcttcactttccaAGAGATCACAGatgtatctacaaaatgaaatttgaatggcatttctacgtgaatttgtgacgacacagaaaatcctcaaaaatagggtatttctagtatttttcccattgacttataatggggtttttttcgtagttttttgcgaattatgtcgccacgttaagcccaaatcccaccaaaagtaatagctccaatggcgtgaattttctgcacgttttgatacctcatttgtaggtgtgcacccagcggtatgagccgcattaacggttacggaagaaaaataaagaattgggagaatagcaataggttcctgccattgctttgcatggcaggccccaaatatctgcacacacacacacacaattccACTAAACGAAATATTGTGGAGTGTccttttcctcccacttcacaattacgCCCTCCGTTGCATTTGAATATTACACAAAATCTCGACAAAATACAACACGTAGTGAAAATTTAGCACGAAAAGGCGTTATGAACACTTTCTGAATAcaagtttatatttttgctaCTTGTTCTGGCCTccttgttcaataaaaaaaaaaaatcatataaatcccatctacttttttttttttttaacttgaaacTTTTCAGATCGGCTGAGCGTCTGCACCTCCGTCCTTCGCCACGTCAGAGCCACGGAGAACCTTAATGAACAGGTGACGCGCTCTGCAGCGACGCAGCCGCTGTTCCGCCTCTGTTCGCAGCCTGCGCGCGCTCTGGCTGGACTACCGCACCGCGCGAGCAGGTGGGGAGATGTAGCCCAAGCTTAAAGCGGACAGCCTTCACTGacacacccatgcacacacacacacacaaaaaaaatgattataGCACGGAGAGAAGACGATGAGGTGGATGGAAGACCCACGGAGGTGGAATAGATCGGATCCGCCGCGATGAGCGCCTCCTTCCCGAAATCTGATTCCACAACCTCGTTAATGAAATCATCGAGGAGGTCGACACACCTCCCCGATCAGGCATCCGAGATCCGGAGAGGTCAGCACCAGCACCGCCACCGTCCCGCCGCGCTCCAGGGCAGCAGCGGCAAAACTGACGAGTCCTTCTGGTCGGCCGAGAGCGACGTCAGCGCTCGGAGACCCCTGTGTCATCCCTCCCTCGTCGGCAGCCAGGACGGGGGTGCCGCCGCGGCCACTCGGGGCAAGTGCAAGCCCCACGCCCCGCACAGCCAAGTTCCCGTTCAGCAGGGGGCAAACTGCGAGTCGGACCGCGGGTTGACCGAGCGGAGCCGGACTAACCCCAAACCCTCCCACCGccaccatcaccaccatcaccaccaccaccgcAGGAAGCACCACCGGGAAGACCATCCAGATGACGCGGAGCATCCCCATTCCTGTCACCCGCTCGCCCACAGGGTGCCCTCGCTTTCGGACAGCACAGACGACAGGGCCCCGCTGTGTGAACCGAGGGACAGGAAGAGGGGCAGCTTGgccagcggcggcggcggtcAGGTCAGCAGTCCGTCCCCGTCTTCCTGCTCCCCCGTCCCGCCGTCCAGCAGATCGTCCCGCCGCTCCCGCAGGTCCAGCACCGCTTCCTCTGCATCTGACATCAATTTAAGGAGCGTCCTCAATTCACTGTTCGGGCAGGTAtggtatttattattattattattattattagttgttgttgtttggttttgattGACACTCATGCTGTGTGTGAATGTGCGTTTTTAGAAAATTCCCTGACAAGTTGTGACAGTGACGATGCCCCCAAAATCCACATTTAGCTTCAGGGACTGTTTGCAGCATCTGTCCTCATATCCTCTATAAACAACCACCCCCATGTTCTCTGAGACATTCTGTTTGGGTTCATATTCTCTGGCCTCCTCCATCACCTCCTGTGTGTTCTGTATCATTACTGGGAAAActgtagagagagagagaaagagagctcCTTTTTTTAACGCATCCATTTCTTATGTAATTTAGAAAATACAGTTCTACCTCCTACAG is a window of Xiphophorus hellerii strain 12219 chromosome 12, Xiphophorus_hellerii-4.1, whole genome shotgun sequence DNA encoding:
- the asphd2 gene encoding aspartate beta-hydroxylase domain-containing protein 2, producing the protein MEWSLESVREMVAGGMQSVRECEICAFAIAMCVLLLFMWYCYRVGREHGTSPLRGRYLSGTSRIGGVVGGFMSSDCRGRGKGKHGSLLEEQNGFAFCQSSECFRCTSAGESLNQRLYHSLQEYAKRYTWSGMGRVHKGVRDQGRYLNSRPTIQRPEVFFLPDLHSAPFFSREVQRHDVELLEQSFPALLAEFESIYHQPPARSGSSLPPGWKANSTPRGQWWTYYLVNQGTPLVLNVRRCPRAWRVLGQLRTFIANNVFGNACFSVLTPGALITEHYGPTNVRLRCHLGLRVPPSCELVVGGEPQCWSEGSCLLFDDSFLHRAFHDGNPEDGPRVVFMVDLWHPNVAAAERQALDYIFTPGRLEDREGK
- the cabp1a gene encoding calcium-binding protein 1a isoform X2, with protein sequence MSASFPKSDSTTSLMKSSRRSTHLPDQASEIRRGQHQHRHRPAALQGSSGKTDESFWSAESDVSARRPLCHPSLVGSQDGGAAAATRGKCKPHAPHSQVPVQQGANCESDRGLTERSRTNPKPSHRHHHHHHHHHRRKHHREDHPDDAEHPHSCHPLAHRVPSLSDSTDDRAPLCEPRDRKRGSLASGGGGQVSSPSPSSCSPVPPSSRSSRRSRRSSTASSASDINLRSVLNSLFGQDRELRPEEMDELRDAFKEFDKDKDGFISCKDLGNCMRTMGYMPTEMELIELSQQINMNLGGHVDFDDFVELMGPKLLAETADMIGIKELKDAFREFDTNGDGAISTTELRDAMRKLLGQQVGLKEVEDILRDVDLNGDGLVDFEEFVRMMSR
- the cabp1a gene encoding calcium-binding protein 1a isoform X1; translation: MSASFPKSDSTTSLMKSSRRSTHLPDQASEIRRGQHQHRHRPAALQGSSGKTDESFWSAESDVSARRPLCHPSLVGSQDGGAAAATRGKCKPHAPHSQVPVQQGANCESDRGLTERSRTNPKPSHRHHHHHHHHHRRKHHREDHPDDAEHPHSCHPLAHRVPSLSDSTDDRAPLCEPRDRKRGSLASGGGGQVSSPSPSSCSPVPPSSRSSRRSRRSSTASSASDINLRSVLNSLFGQMLQDAERRLRLVLSYEESGYLGPYQDSIVSVTQNCVLVSNILGQTCVFLGKGMAKCRQADRELRPEEMDELRDAFKEFDKDKDGFISCKDLGNCMRTMGYMPTEMELIELSQQINMNLGGHVDFDDFVELMGPKLLAETADMIGIKELKDAFREFDTNGDGAISTTELRDAMRKLLGQQVGLKEVEDILRDVDLNGDGLVDFEEFVRMMSR